The Pseudolabrys sp. FHR47 genome contains a region encoding:
- the tgt gene encoding tRNA guanosine(34) transglycosylase Tgt yields the protein MPQAFSFTLHKTDGMARRGTVTTPHGPVETPAFMPVGTQATVKGLYPEAVEGTGAQILLGNTYHLMLRPGAERVAALGGLHKFMNWPHAILTDSGGFQVMSLATLRKLTEQGVTFRSHIDGTKYELTPERSIEIQALLGTDITMQLDECLKLPAPRDEIERAMQLSLRWAERSKRAFEGHARGGYGLFGIVQGGDDVPLRQQSARALTGIGFHGYAIGGLAVGEPQEVMLKVVEETTPVLPAGAPRYLMGVGTPHDILEAVARGVDMFDCVMPTRNGRHGMAFTRFGQINLSNARHADDPRPLDEESPHPLARTYSRAYLHHLTKANEILGQVMLSTINIAYYQALTAGMRSAIEAGRFAEFRMAVLDGWRKGDLPPR from the coding sequence ATGCCCCAAGCCTTCTCCTTCACTCTGCATAAGACCGACGGTATGGCGCGCCGTGGCACCGTCACGACGCCGCATGGCCCGGTCGAGACGCCGGCCTTCATGCCGGTCGGCACCCAGGCCACCGTGAAGGGCCTCTATCCGGAAGCGGTTGAAGGCACCGGCGCGCAGATTCTGCTCGGCAACACCTACCACCTGATGTTGCGGCCGGGCGCGGAGCGCGTCGCCGCGCTGGGCGGCCTGCACAAATTCATGAACTGGCCGCACGCCATCCTGACCGACTCCGGTGGCTTCCAGGTCATGTCGCTCGCCACGTTGCGCAAGCTGACCGAGCAGGGCGTCACCTTCCGCTCTCATATCGACGGCACCAAATACGAACTGACGCCGGAACGCTCGATCGAGATTCAGGCGCTGCTCGGCACCGACATCACCATGCAGCTTGACGAGTGCCTGAAGCTGCCGGCCCCGCGTGACGAGATCGAGCGCGCCATGCAGTTGTCGCTGCGCTGGGCCGAGCGTAGCAAGCGCGCCTTCGAGGGCCACGCCCGCGGCGGCTACGGCCTGTTCGGCATCGTCCAGGGCGGCGACGACGTCCCGCTGCGCCAGCAGAGCGCCAGAGCGCTCACCGGTATCGGCTTCCACGGCTACGCCATTGGAGGGCTGGCGGTGGGCGAGCCGCAGGAGGTGATGCTCAAGGTGGTCGAGGAGACGACGCCCGTGCTACCGGCGGGCGCGCCGCGCTACCTGATGGGGGTGGGTACGCCGCATGACATTCTCGAGGCGGTCGCCCGCGGCGTCGATATGTTCGACTGCGTGATGCCGACCCGGAACGGCCGCCACGGCATGGCTTTCACCCGCTTCGGCCAGATCAATCTGTCCAACGCCCGGCACGCCGACGATCCACGGCCGCTGGATGAGGAAAGCCCGCACCCGCTGGCACGGACCTATTCGCGGGCCTACCTGCACCACCTGACCAAAGCCAACGAAATCCTCGGCCAGGTCATGCTATCGACCATCAACATCGCCTATTATCAGGCGCTCACCGCCGGCATGCGTTCCGCCATCGAGGCTGGCCGCTTTGCCGAGTTTCGGATGGCGGTGCTGGACGGCTGGCGCAAGGGCGATTTGCCGCCGCGGTAG